The genomic interval TCCTGCTCGGACTGGGGCTGCATCCGGCCCCATCCCGATCGCTCCCAGCCGGACACGGGATCTCCTCCCCGCCCAGGCCCAGCCGCTCCTGATTGGGCTGCGTCCGACCCCACCCGATCCAGACCGATTCCCACTCCCGACTGGCTCCAGACTCGATCCCGCCTCAACCTGGAGTGACCCAGAATCAGACCCACACcccttctgccccctccccccccagcgtCCCTCCGGATTGGCCCGGCACCAGATCCCCTCCGGCCGCCCGGGGCGCCCCACCGCCGGGAGACCTCATCCCCCCCTGCGCCGAGTCACTCCTGGTTGGCTGGAGACCGGATCCCCCCCTATTGAGCGCCACTCCTGATTGGCTCAACACTGGACCCCAAACGAATTGAAAGCTGCTCCCGATTGGCTCGAGACCAGATCCCGCTCCAATCGAGAGCCACTCTTGATTGGCCCAAGACCGGATCCCACCCCTATCGACTGCCACTCCTGATTGGCTCAAACACTGGACCCCAAACGAATTGCAAGCTGCTGATTGGCTCGACACCAGATCCCGCCCCAACCGAGAGTCGCTCCCGATTGGCTCGGGACTGGATGCCAACCAAACTGAAAGCTGCTCCTGATCGGCTCGAGACTGGATCCCAACCCTATTGAGCGCCACTCCTGATGAGTTCAAGAGCGGATCCCAGCTGAATTGAAAGCTGCTCCTGATTGGCTCGCCACCAGATCCCGCCCCAACCGAGAGTCACCCCCAACTGGCGCGGGACCGGATCCCAGCCCAAGAGAACGCCGCTCCAGATTGGCTCCACGCTGGATCCCCACCCCACCAAGCCGCTCCCGATTGGCTCCAGACCGGATCCGCCCCCCCCCGGCAGAGCCCCTCCCCATTGGACGGAGGCCGgatccccccggccccgcccccgccagccccccctTAGTGCAAATGGTTCCCTATAGGCTAAAAACGTGGAACAAAAAACTGGAAGAACGAGTAAAGCGgcgacggggggggggggagacgccccccccggcccccccaccccccccaccccagcccggcCTCGGGAGGTCCCGGgggacgcccccccccccccctttctagAGACGAAAGTGCAAagtgggggggcccggggggctccGCGCCCCTCGCTGTGCTTTTCGGTaataaaaacggggggggggggggcggggggcgcggggcgggggcgggtgtGCGTGTGGCTGCCTGCGtgcgcgggggaggggggcgatgggggcggggggaaggggggggctggcgggggggtcccgtccgtccgtccgtccgtcggTCTGTCCGCCCGCGGGCGCGCTCACAGTCAGCTGACCCGCTCGGGGACAGGCGTCCTGGTGTCGACCCCCTCCTCCCGGCCGGGGGGCCGCGGCAcggaggcgctgggaggggggggggccgccgccgccgacgaggaagaggaggaggaggaggaggaggaagaggaggaggaggaggaggaggaggaggaggcagtgtCTTTGTGCTCGGCCTCCCCTCGGTGTTTgtagggcggcgggggcggcggcgggggggggtgagtCTTAGCCGGCTCCTTGGCGCAACCGTCGGgggccgccggccccccccggTCCTCCGAGCAGCCCTTCCCGCTGAAGTCctgggccggcgggggggggctggcgcTGTCcttggggctggcggggggctcggggggcgggggcggcggcggggggggcggcggcgaaGCCCCCCGCTCCTTCttgccgggcgggggcggcggcgggggcgggggggcggcgccgCGCCCCTTGGGGCTGCCCTCCTTGCTgcggcggccggggctgcgggcgctCCTGGGTCCCTTGGGGCCGCgctcggggggcggcggggggggcttgGCGGCCTCCCGCGCCTCCAGGACCACCGTCTCCCGCGTCTTCCGCTTCTTGATGGGCAAGACCGTCTCCTGcaccgccggcggggcggccgccttCTTCTTGGCCTccggcgccgcgcccgccgcgccgcccgtcCCCGTGGCTCCCGCCGGCTTCCGCCCCCGCTTTTTGGGGACGGCCTGGCTGTCCGGCTCCGACTTCCGCTTCCGTCCGGGACGCTTGACGGCCAGGACCTGGGCCGAGGTGGTGGCCGTCCCCGCCTCGGGGCGGGTCGCCGGCTGCCCCGGCTGGAAGGGCATCTTCACCAGCAGCTTGCCCGAGCTCTTCTCGATCACCCGCTTCACCTGCACGCCCTCCGACGCCGCCATCTTGGGCTTGGCCGCCCCGCTGCCCTtggggcggccccggccgcggcccgtCCCGGGGCCCTTGGGGGATTTGGGCTTCTTGGGGGGTCGCTGCTCCCGCCgggaggggctgccccggccggtgACGGTGAAGTCGAAGTCGTTGGGGTCCAGGGAGGTGTCCCCTACCTTTTCGAAGTAGGCGATCAGCTCCACCTTGGAGCGGAAGGCTTTCCCctgcgggctgggggggggagagaaggcgTcagggggggcgcgggcggcggggacccccccggcgccCTCCCGGCACTCACTTGATCAGGTAGACGTCGTATTTGCCGGCGGAGCGGCCCGACTTCCGCTGCTTCAGCTTGCGGGTCCAGCCCTCGGGCAGCGTGGGGTCGTCGTACATGGGACCCCGGTCCCGGATGATGGAGCGACGCTGCTTGGGGGAAGCCGAAGCCTCCGGCGCCGCCGGCGCCGTCCCGGCGCCTTCCGAGGTTTCGGCTTTGCCGGCTTCGGCCGGCTCGGCGGAGGGCTGCGCCGgctcatgctgctgcttctcctccttccgCTCCTTCTTCACCTTCTTGGCCTTGGGGGGCCGCTCCCTCAGCCCCTGCAGGTTCTCCTCCGACTTCTCCTCCCTGCAAACACACGGAGACGTCGGCGCCGGCACGCGCCCGCCGAGGCGGGACAACGGCGGCTCCTCCGGCAGGCACGGGTCCGCGGCACGGCGGCTCCCCGAAACCGTCAcgtccccaccctccccccctgCGCCGGGCGGTAACGGGGAGGAACGGCGGGGAATCGGGCGAAGCGCGGCGGGCGCCGGGGTCCGGCGGGCAAAGGTTTgccgccgggccggcggcgggagcggaggaggaggaggaggaggaggaggaggaggaggaggaggaggagcggctCCGCTCAGGGCTGTAATCACGGCtgcggggggaaaaaacaaaacaccaaagcGTTGGTGAATATCGGCGAGGGGAAGCGCCGGGGGAaccccccggggcggcgggggcggccccgggacGCCGGCGAGGCCGGACGCCCGTCCGAGAAGTTGGGGCGTCCCCGAGGGCCCCGTCCCGGCAGGGCCGCGGCCGCGGGAGGGCGAGGGTCCGGCGTCCCCGCCGGAGAGTGACCGGCGCATCTGCGGCTAAATATAGCCCGGGTGGGCTGCGCGCGGCCCCCggcgccggccccccccgccggaGAAGGGGGTTTGGGCGCGGGGGGCGCCGCGGTCgcgccgcgctgccggccggcACACGGTGGCGCTCGGggcccgcccggggccgccgccggacccccgggacccccgcgcCGGCGGCACCCCGTGGcgcagggctgtgccggggcaCCCGCCGTCCCTCCCCGGGGGCCCTCGGGGACGTGGCCGCCGTCCCCGCAGCGGGCGCAGGCTCTCGGCAaagcccggcagcccccggggtgCCACCGTCCACCCGGTTTCGGGGCGTGAGGCTCCTCCTGGGGACGCCGGCGtccccgggggccgcggcggggaccccccggcTTTCCCCTGCGCCGCCGTCCTCGCTCTCCCGCCGGCAAACGCCGTCCAGGGCCGTCCGGCCGCCCGGCGCGGGGGTCCCCTCCTGGCAAGGAAAGAGCAGAGAAGGTGAGGCTGGGGGGGACGCGACGCCCCccgaccccccgggacccccggcaggAAATTAAGGGGTCGTTAGCGCCGGCGTCCCGTTTCCCACGCCGAGACGGCGCGGGGGGGGCGAACGCGGCCCCGAAtaacccccccccgggggtctcAGACAGACGTCGGGGGCTCACGGGGCCCCGCGCGGTGctgggggggccgcggcggtgccgccccccctccctgggcagccggCGGCAGGGCCGGCGCTGGGTTTATCGCCGGCGGGATGCGCGGCGGCAATCGGAGAGCGGGGATTAGGAGCCCCCCCACGCCGGCCCCCGACcccccctgccgccgcccgcccccgctcGTCAAAGAATGGCCCCTGTGTGTCACTAACGAGGCCCGGCGCTAATCAGGAGGCCGTGTGTCGCACTGGATACGGGCACCGGCTCCCTCGGCCGCCGGCGGAGCCGGGAGCCGCGCGGGGGGgacgggcgggagggggggggacggccgggaccccccccccgccccggcggcaccGGGGGGGCAGCGCGGAGGCCGAGGCGGCAGAGCCGGCCCGGCACGGGGCTCCCCCCGCGCGCCGGATTGCCAAAGGTCGCGGCGAGCGCTCGCCGAAAAGGCGGGAAGGGGAGCGAGGGGGAGGGCGCCGGCCGCGCCGACGCTGAACTTCGGGGAAAAGGggaagcggggtgggggggggggaacccccgTGAAACCCCCCCTCGGCCACGGCTCCCGCGGGACCCCCGGCCGGCGGCGAGGGGGAACTCCGGGCGGCCAAAAAAAAACCGGCCGGGAAGCCGCCCCGCGCGCCCGGTGCCGTCCCGCGGCGGAGCGCTGCCGaaacccccggggctggggcgaCGTCGGGGGTCCGGCGCGGCTCCCCGGCGCCGGGGGAAGGTCGGATCTCGTTAGCGTAACGATCGCCGGGGAAAAACAACGTCGTGGTGATGAATCTCCCGCCCTGGCCGAGCCAGGGTTGCGGCAGCGCCGGAGCAGAGGGGTCCGCCGGGCGGGCGCAGCGCCGCGGGGGGCGGTTTTTCGACGGCATCGTGGCCCCGTCGAGCTTCTCCCCGCTCCGACGGCGCCGGCGGGATCGAgaccgccccggcgcgggtcGGCGCCCGCTGCGAGCGGGACAGGGGCGAAAGACGCGAAGCGACGCCGAGGGGTTTGGCGCCGGCGGGACGCTCGGCGTGAGCACGAGTCGGTCGGCGCCACGGATAAATCCGGTGCCGGCGCTCGCGGGACGCCCCGGACGGCACCGAAGGCGTCAGCGCGGCCGCGCTCACCGTACGGGGGCTGGGGTCCCGCCGAAACGGCCGTCGCCAGCGGGACGGCAGCGGCGTTCCTCGCCGCGTCGACGGGGTCATCGCGAGCGCGGCGTTGCGGGAGGCGCCGAGAGCGCCGTCGAggccgggcggccgccgcgggtGATGGCGTGAGCGAGGAGGTCGGCGCGAGCGGGACGCTGCTGACGGAGCGCGGCGTTTCGGCGAGCGGCGAAGGGGGTCGGCGTCAGCGGGACGGCGCCGCGGGGCTCAGCATCAGCGCAGCGTCGCCAGCCCGCGCCGGAGGGGCCGGCACGCCACCGGCCGCGGGGGTCGGCCCCGGCGGGAGCTGCCGGCGAGGAGCGGGCGCCGACAGCGAGCTCGGCACGAGGGCGCGGTGCCGGGGCTCGACGGCGTCCGCCGGACGGGGCCGAGGGCGGCGATTCGGGGCGCAGCGAGGGGTGGGCGCGAGCAGCGGATTTGGGGGTAATTCGGAGTATTTTGGGGCAGAGCGTGAGCGCCGCACTTTGGGGCGATTTGGGGTCTTTCGGGAGGCAGCCAGGGGGGTGGCGTCACCGCCGGATTTTGGGGTATTTTGGAGCACACTGAGGGGTCGGCGTGAGGTGGTAGTTTGGGGTAATTCGGGGTATTTCGGGGCGCAGCGCGAGCGTCGCGTTTTTGGGTAATTCAGGGCGCAGCGTGAGCGCCGTATTTTGGGGGAATTCGGGGTATTTGGAGGTGCAGCGTGAGCGCCGTATTTTGGGGGAATTCGGGGTATCTGGAGGCGCAGCGCGAGCGGCGTATTTTGGGGTAATTCGGGGTATTTGGAGGCACAGTGCGAGCGCCATATTTTGGGGTAATTTGGGGTATTTCAGGGCACAGCGTGAGCGCCGTATCTGGGATATTTTGGGGTAACTCAGGGTATTTCGGGGCGCAGCGAGGGGTCGGCGCGAGCGGGacgaggccggggagggggcgggtcGCGTTTCGAGGGGGGCGGCATTTCAGGGCGCACCTGGGGGGTCCCTATTTCGCGCCCCGCCAGAGGGGGTCCATATTTCACGGcccagcgcggggcggggggggagaattTGGGGgcgcagcgggggggggggggggggggcggggggtccctgTTTTGGGGCCCACCCCATTTGGGGGCGCAgcgtggggggggtgtccctctTTCGGGGTAcacgcggggaggggggggcggtgTTTTGGGGGCGCAGCGGGGCGGGCCCCATTTAGGGGTGcaccggggggggtccccgcagcGGGggcgcccctcccgcccccccgtcccggcgcgggggggccgcggccgtTAGTGACGCACTCGCGGCGCgcacccccccccacacacacacaccccccctccccgttcccgcccgggcgcgcgcgcacggagaggaggagggggggggtctcgcggccgcgcgcgcgcgcgcgcgggaaAACAAGCGgcgggaccccccgccccccccgccccccaccccggccccgccgccgccgccccccgcccggccccgccgccgccccgcccgccccgccggtcACTCACAGCCTCTCCTCGTCTCCGCTCGGCGCCGCCGCCATTTTCTTCGCAGCGAAGaacccgcgggggggggggagggggggggacgcgaaggggggggcgggggggagagggagggagcgcgtggggaggggggggcccgAACCGAGCCGGAGAGGAAACCCGGAgcggcccgcgccccgccccgcccgcgcgcccATTGGTCGCCCCGCCCGCCGCTCAGGGGGACGGCGGCCGGCGATTGGCCGGCGGCTTccccccgggggcggggccggcgcgctCCCGGCGGCCGTTGGAATTGGCGGGAAGCGCTGTCAGTTACAACGTTCCaaagggggcggggccgccgaAGCGCGCGCGGCCGCCCGTTGGGCCCGCGCCGGGACGCCGGCTTCTCATTGGCCGCCGGCGCCGCCCGTCACGGCCCCCAAagggggcggggagcggccgccccccccctccgcgCTGGGAAGGGGTTTGAAATCTAACGGCCGTAACGGtccccggcagccgccgccccgccccgccccgcgccctccctcggccccgcgggcggcagcgccgggcgaccccggggggggggggccgccgcTCACGGGtacccccgctgccccccgggtcCCTCGGCAGCCCCCGGGTCCCTCGGGTACCTCACGGGTCCCTCGGCAGCCCCCCGAGTACCTCAGCAGCCCGCCGGGTCCCTCGGGTACCTCAGGGGTCCCTCGGCAGCCCCTCAGATGCCCCTCGCGTACCTCAGGTACCTCACAGGTACCCCAGCCGCCCCCTGGGTCCCTCAGATGCCCCTCAGGTACCTCACGGGTCCCCCGGGTCCCTCAGCAGCCCCTCCAGTCCCTCAGGTCCCTCGTGGGTCCCTCGGGTCCCTCAGCAGCCCCCTCAGGTCCCTCAGCTGCCCCCCGGGTACCTCAGGTACCTCACGGGTCCTTCAGCAGCCCCCCAAGTACCTCAGCAGCCCGCCGGGTGTCCCTCATGGGTCCCTCAGGTCCCCTTCAGGTCCCTCAGCTGCCCCTCAGGTCCCTCACGGGTGCCTCGGCTGCCCCtcaggttcccctcccccagctcctcagGTACCTCATGGGCGCTTCAGCCCCCCCCGATGCCCCAGGTACCTCACGGGTCCCTGAGGTTCCCCCCTGCCCCTCGGGTACCTCAGGGGACCCCGGGTGCCTCGGCCACCCCTCGGGTACCCCAGCCACCCCATGGTACCCCAGCTGCCTGAGGGCTGGCTCCTTCCctcagccccccctgccccacagcagccacCCCGGCTGCCCCACGTCCTCCCCCCTGCTCAGGGAACCACGGCTGCCCAGGCTGACCCACGGCCCTGGGTAagtctcccccagcccctgcctgcctgggggGTCCCACAGCCCCTGTGTACGGGCACCATGTAGGGCCACCACGGCCGCCTCGTACCCCGGCCACCCCACGGCCCCCCGTGTGGGCACCGTGGCCACCGGTACGACCCCCGGCACGGCCGTCCTGCGTCCCTGGGTGCGGGGGTGCTCCcctggggggggagcgggggccgtgggacccccccgtggCAGCAGCAGGGGATGAGCAGGGCTTGAGCACTAatcccccgcggccccccgccatGGGGCAGCCCCCAACCCAGCGCCACGGGGGTGCCCCGAGGGAGCGAGCCGCTCTCCCCATGGCACCGCCGTGTCCGTgggtccgtccgtccgtccgtcccctgcctggggtcccccccccacaTACCAGGGggctccccactgccccccagaGCGGGGCCGTAATCGTGTCAGCTCCGGTCCCGATTTAGCCCTAATCCCCGGCCGAGGTGATCGGCCTCGTTAACA from Calonectris borealis chromosome 34, bCalBor7.hap1.2, whole genome shotgun sequence carries:
- the MECP2 gene encoding methyl-CpG-binding protein 2 translates to MAAAPSGDEERLEEKSEENLQGLRERPPKAKKVKKERKEEKQQHEPAQPSAEPAEAGKAETSEGAGTAPAAPEASASPKQRRSIIRDRGPMYDDPTLPEGWTRKLKQRKSGRSAGKYDVYLINPQGKAFRSKVELIAYFEKVGDTSLDPNDFDFTVTGRGSPSRREQRPPKKPKSPKGPGTGRGRGRPKGSGAAKPKMAASEGVQVKRVIEKSSGKLLVKMPFQPGQPATRPEAGTATTSAQVLAVKRPGRKRKSEPDSQAVPKKRGRKPAGATGTGGAAGAAPEAKKKAAAPPAVQETVLPIKKRKTRETVVLEAREAAKPPPPPPERGPKGPRSARSPGRRSKEGSPKGRGAAPPPPPPPPPGKKERGASPPPPPPPPPPPEPPASPKDSASPPPPAQDFSGKGCSEDRGGPAAPDGCAKEPAKTHPPPPPPPPPYKHRGEAEHKDTASSSSSSSSSSSSSSSSSSSSSAAAAPPPPSASVPRPPGREEGVDTRTPVPERVS